GCGGCTCAATAGCCTCAACCCGACGCACGAGTTCCATCATTTTGTGCACAGCGTTAATGCCCTCTGCCGGAGAAGCAGAGTGTGCAGGCTTACCAATGGTTTCCAGCACGATTTCTGCGCGGCCACGCTGCGCAATCTTGAGGTTCAGCTGAGAAGCTTCACCAATCACAACGACGTCAGGCTGTACGCGGGCGCTAATCTCGCGACCAGCGACACCCTCAAAGCATTCCTCGTGGACAACACCAGCAACATAAATCACGCCAGCAAAGTCACGGTTCTCGGGCAGAGCCATGTGTGCAGCAGCCACAGCCATTGCCGCGACAGCGCCCTTCATGTCGGAGGTTCCACGACCATACATGCGGCCGTCTTCAATCTCTGCCCCAAAGGGTTCCTTGGTCCAGCGGCTTGCGTCCACTGGAACAGTGTCGATGTGTCCATCAAACAGAATCTTGGGACCGGGCTTGTTGCCTTTGACGCAACCAAGAACACTGCCGTAGCGATCCATAACAACTTCATCGAAGCCGTTTGATTCCATAAAGCTTTTCAGGACACCGGCAACACCGGCCTCTTCACCAGACACGCTCGCCTGACGAATCATGTCCTGACACAATGTAACAACACTGTTTTTCTGTGCTTCATCCAACATTGAGCCTCTCCTCTCTCCTTTTAGTCCTGCTCAGGATACGCACCGTACCAGGTGATGCGGCGGTACATGTCTGGGTCAGTATCTCCCTCGGTGCTGATGACCATCACGCGGGAATGCTCATCCATTCCAAGTTTTTCTCGGATCTCAACCAAATCGGGGCGTGTCATCAGGCACTCCACAATGCCAGTGGTGACAGCACCGGATTCGCCGGAAACTACCTTGGGATCGCCATGTCTGGGTGCAGCCAGAATACGCATACCATTAGCAGCAACCCAGTCCGGGCATGAAATGTATCCATCGCTATAATCACGCAAAATGCCCCAGCCCACGGTATTCGGTTCGCCACAGGCGAGACCGGCCATGACGGTGTTCATGTCACCAGTCACAAAGTGGGCC
The window above is part of the Desulfobaculum bizertense DSM 18034 genome. Proteins encoded here:
- a CDS encoding YgeY family selenium metabolism-linked hydrolase; this encodes MLDEAQKNSVVTLCQDMIRQASVSGEEAGVAGVLKSFMESNGFDEVVMDRYGSVLGCVKGNKPGPKILFDGHIDTVPVDASRWTKEPFGAEIEDGRMYGRGTSDMKGAVAAMAVAAAHMALPENRDFAGVIYVAGVVHEECFEGVAGREISARVQPDVVVIGEASQLNLKIAQRGRAEIVLETIGKPAHSASPAEGINAVHKMMELVRRVEAIEPPKQDVLGLGTNVLTDIKSAPYPGASVVPSGCRVTYDRRLLVGETKESILAPIQKVIDELSAEDSEFSAKVSLAVDSAPCHTGETISAERFFPAWRYDESEDFIQKTLAGLHEIGLAPKIDHYAFCTNGSHYAGEAGIKTFGFGPSLETLAHTDDEYIELDQLYKAVAGYTAISTSLLK